The following coding sequences are from one Candidatus Borkfalkia ceftriaxoniphila window:
- a CDS encoding tRNA (adenine(22)-N(1))-methyltransferase has protein sequence MKYTKRLSTLFSELEKCEKFADVGCDHGYCAEFMLERDLCAHAVVSDVSAESLKKAQVLLANYAAAGKVTSVCCDGLEKIPRDCDLVLIAGMGGEEIVTILKNGFLPRKLLLQPMKNTRKVREYLLSQGMEMIADYTFADGKFYDLIKAEQTGRASAYSEKELEFGRDNLLRPSADFLEKLRTEIEKKKKYLLSPVDGQAREEITLSLERLEEINRETRKYI, from the coding sequence ATGAAATATACCAAGCGGCTCTCCACGCTCTTTTCCGAACTCGAAAAATGCGAAAAATTTGCCGACGTCGGCTGCGATCACGGCTATTGCGCCGAATTTATGCTCGAAAGAGATCTGTGCGCGCACGCCGTTGTTTCCGACGTCAGCGCCGAAAGCCTGAAAAAAGCGCAGGTGCTGCTGGCAAATTACGCCGCGGCGGGCAAGGTGACTTCCGTCTGTTGCGACGGACTGGAAAAAATTCCGCGCGACTGCGATCTCGTTCTGATCGCGGGCATGGGCGGCGAGGAGATCGTAACGATTCTCAAAAACGGGTTTCTGCCCCGAAAACTTTTATTGCAGCCCATGAAAAATACGCGTAAGGTGCGCGAATATCTCTTGTCGCAGGGTATGGAAATGATCGCCGATTACACCTTTGCGGACGGCAAATTCTACGACTTGATCAAGGCGGAACAAACGGGCCGCGCGAGCGCATATTCCGAGAAAGAATTGGAGTTCGGGCGGGATAATCTATTGCGCCCCTCTGCCGATTTTCTTGAAAAACTGCGGACGGAGATCGAAAAAAAGAAAAAATATCTGCTTTCGCCCGTGGACGGGCAGGCGAGAGAAGAAATTACTCTTTCGCTGGAACGTTTGGAGGAGATAAACCGTGAAACTCGAAAATATATATAA
- the rpoD gene encoding RNA polymerase sigma factor RpoD produces MAVSEQKLNEILKTLIDEYRRKGSIPTDVLFDVLEKIDTSADQFDYVYKAIGEAGIQIVDEDERDRELFEQALKDIGLDDPVKMYLKDIGRVPLLSPEEEITLAQRMQDGDEAAKKRLSEANLRLVVSIAKRYVGRGMLFLDLIQEGNLGLMKAVEKFDYQKGFKFSTYATWWIRQAITRAIADQARTIRIPVHMVETINRLTRASRILLQQLGREPTPAEIAKELNLPEDKVREIQKIAQDPVSLETPIGEEEDSHLGDFIEDDRATTPSDSVAFTMLKEQLLGVLDTLTPREEKVLRLRYGIDDGKPRTLEEVGKEFNVTRERIRQIEAKALRKLRHPSRSKKLKDFLD; encoded by the coding sequence ATGGCCGTATCCGAACAAAAATTAAACGAGATACTGAAAACGCTCATCGACGAATACCGTCGCAAGGGGAGCATCCCCACCGACGTTTTGTTCGACGTGCTGGAAAAAATAGACACCAGCGCCGACCAATTCGACTACGTCTACAAGGCGATCGGCGAGGCGGGCATTCAGATCGTGGACGAGGACGAACGCGACAGAGAACTTTTCGAACAGGCTCTCAAAGATATCGGGCTGGACGATCCCGTCAAAATGTATCTCAAAGATATCGGCAGAGTGCCGCTTTTATCTCCCGAGGAGGAGATCACGCTCGCGCAGCGTATGCAGGACGGCGACGAAGCGGCGAAAAAGCGTCTGAGCGAGGCCAACCTCCGACTGGTCGTTTCCATCGCGAAACGCTACGTGGGTAGGGGAATGCTCTTTCTCGATCTCATTCAGGAAGGCAATCTCGGGCTCATGAAAGCGGTGGAAAAATTCGATTATCAGAAGGGCTTTAAATTTTCCACCTACGCAACCTGGTGGATCCGCCAGGCCATTACCCGCGCCATCGCGGACCAGGCGCGCACCATCCGAATCCCCGTGCATATGGTCGAAACCATCAACCGCCTGACGCGCGCGTCGCGTATTCTGTTGCAGCAACTCGGCCGCGAGCCTACGCCCGCGGAGATCGCGAAAGAGTTGAACCTTCCCGAAGATAAGGTGCGCGAGATCCAGAAGATCGCGCAGGATCCCGTTTCTCTGGAAACGCCCATCGGCGAGGAAGAGGACAGCCATCTCGGCGATTTCATCGAGGACGACCGCGCGACCACGCCCAGCGATTCCGTGGCGTTCACCATGCTGAAAGAACAACTTTTGGGCGTGCTGGACACGCTCACCCCGCGCGAAGAAAAAGTGCTCCGCCTGCGCTACGGCATCGACGACGGCAAGCCCCGCACTTTGGAAGAGGTGGGCAAGGAATTCAACGTCACCCGCGAACGCATCCGCCAGATCGAGGCGAAAGCGCTTCGGAAACTGCGCCATCCCAGCCGCAGTAAAAAACTCAAAGATTTTCTCGATTAA
- the dnaG gene encoding DNA primase, with amino-acid sequence MSKGLSPEFLRELKSKIDLVELIGSYVPVDKKGGNYWARCPFHHEKTPSFSINAAEQFYHCFGCGVSGDAITFVREIESVDFMDAVKILCEQAHMQLPEMNFETEKTVEQKKKRDEMLKIMRSAARFYLKNLNSGRADAHVQYILDRKLSASTIRKFGLGASLNFGDLPEYLLDSGFSRENILDSGAVIESEKKHRLVDAQGGRLIFPIINAMDDVIAFGGRVLEKTDFAKYKNTRETALFDKSKNLYNINLLKKEKKATGIRDIIMVEGYMDTISLYQAGFTNVVASMGTSLTKDQARLCKRYTDNVYICYDGDGAGQKGAVRGLEIMRDEQVNVRVVPLPEGLDPDDVIKKYGNEGYQKCLDRAMPLIDFKLSLLSGQYDVNKTEEKRAYIAAALKVIAEAESASVKEDLLKIVRDKTGTTYEALKRDLENAPAQPRSETRIERKLDDGSDRVVKACRFILASVLFHAKYAKNFDISSVSFDNIVHNRIADYIKNQQNKGETVRASALFEIFDENTPELSEILDLSMGDNLEGDGAAKYFEDSLKILERDQIERDLKELSAVCDAETDIARKKEYTRQILQLTIKLKNF; translated from the coding sequence ATGTCGAAAGGATTGAGTCCCGAATTTTTACGGGAATTGAAAAGTAAGATCGATCTGGTCGAGTTGATCGGAAGTTACGTGCCCGTCGATAAAAAAGGCGGAAATTACTGGGCGCGCTGTCCTTTTCATCATGAAAAAACGCCCTCTTTTTCCATCAACGCCGCCGAACAGTTCTATCATTGTTTCGGTTGCGGCGTCAGCGGCGATGCGATCACGTTCGTGCGGGAGATCGAATCGGTGGACTTTATGGACGCCGTCAAGATCTTATGCGAACAAGCGCACATGCAACTTCCCGAAATGAATTTCGAAACGGAAAAGACGGTCGAGCAAAAGAAAAAACGCGACGAAATGTTAAAGATCATGCGCTCGGCCGCCCGTTTTTATCTCAAAAACCTCAATTCAGGGCGGGCGGACGCGCACGTGCAATACATTCTCGACCGCAAACTTTCCGCTTCCACCATCCGGAAATTCGGTCTGGGCGCGTCGCTGAATTTCGGCGATCTTCCCGAATATCTACTCGACAGCGGCTTTTCGCGCGAAAATATTCTCGACAGCGGCGCCGTCATCGAATCGGAAAAAAAACACCGTTTGGTGGACGCGCAGGGCGGTCGGCTCATCTTTCCCATCATCAACGCCATGGACGACGTCATCGCGTTCGGCGGCCGCGTTCTTGAAAAGACGGATTTCGCCAAATACAAAAATACGCGGGAGACCGCTCTGTTCGACAAGAGCAAAAATCTGTATAACATCAACCTTTTGAAAAAGGAAAAGAAAGCGACGGGCATCCGCGACATCATCATGGTGGAAGGGTATATGGATACCATTTCTCTCTATCAGGCGGGGTTTACCAACGTCGTCGCGAGCATGGGCACGTCGCTCACAAAGGATCAGGCGCGTCTGTGCAAACGCTACACCGACAACGTCTATATCTGTTACGACGGCGACGGCGCGGGGCAGAAAGGCGCCGTCCGCGGGTTGGAGATCATGAGGGACGAGCAGGTCAACGTGCGCGTCGTGCCGCTTCCCGAGGGATTGGATCCCGACGACGTCATAAAAAAATACGGCAACGAGGGCTATCAGAAGTGCCTTGACAGGGCGATGCCTCTCATCGATTTCAAACTGAGCCTTTTGAGCGGACAGTACGACGTTAACAAAACCGAAGAAAAACGCGCATACATCGCGGCGGCGCTCAAAGTGATCGCCGAGGCTGAGAGCGCGAGCGTCAAGGAAGATCTTTTGAAAATCGTGCGCGACAAGACGGGCACGACCTACGAGGCGCTCAAACGCGATCTGGAAAACGCGCCCGCGCAGCCGAGGAGCGAAACGCGCATCGAGCGCAAACTGGACGACGGCTCCGACCGCGTCGTGAAAGCATGCAGATTCATTCTCGCTTCCGTATTATTCCATGCGAAATATGCAAAGAATTTCGACATTTCGAGTGTCAGTTTTGACAATATTGTGCATAATAGGATAGCCGACTATATCAAAAATCAGCAGAATAAGGGCGAAACGGTGCGTGCGAGCGCGCTTTTTGAAATATTTGACGAAAATACGCCCGAACTTTCGGAGATTCTCGATCTGAGCATGGGCGACAATCTGGAAGGCGACGGCGCTGCGAAATATTTCGAGGACAGCCTGAAAATTCTGGAACGTGATCAGATCGAACGCGATTTAAAGGAACTGAGCGCCGTGTGCGACGCGGAAACCGACATCGCGCGGAAGAAAGAATACACAAGACAAATTTTGCAACTTACGATCAAACTGAAAAACTTTTAA
- a CDS encoding deoxyguanosinetriphosphate triphosphohydrolase, with product MHKNFGVKERTYRMEEMFFSPFAQKSAQSRGRAREEDACDMRTDFQRDRDRIIYSKAFLRLKNKTQVFFSPEGDHFRTRLTHTIDVSQIARSISRSLALNEDLTEAIALGHDLGHTPFGHAGERVLNSLNPAGFSHNEQSLRVVDVLEKEGAGLNLTYEVRDGIVNHKKSGTPATLEGKAVSLADRIAYVNHDIEDAIRAGLLKADELPEREIAVLGNSSRERINTMITSIYENSVGKNRVIMGECEAEALENLRAFMFDRVYITPLSMKEEERAKRMLSGMYEYFLKNRDKLPAFYRELSEKYPLEQVICDYLSSMTDKFAIAVFNYLYVPRSWALRAEDIEEI from the coding sequence ATGCATAAAAATTTCGGCGTCAAAGAACGCACTTATCGGATGGAAGAAATGTTTTTCTCCCCGTTCGCGCAGAAATCCGCCCAAAGCCGCGGCAGGGCGCGGGAAGAAGATGCCTGCGATATGCGCACCGACTTCCAACGCGACCGCGACCGTATCATTTATTCCAAAGCCTTTCTGCGCCTGAAAAACAAGACGCAGGTCTTTTTTTCGCCCGAAGGCGACCATTTCCGCACGCGGCTCACGCACACCATCGACGTTTCGCAGATCGCGCGCTCCATTTCGCGCAGCCTCGCGCTCAACGAAGATCTGACCGAGGCGATCGCGCTCGGGCACGATCTCGGGCATACACCTTTCGGTCACGCGGGCGAGCGCGTTTTAAACAGCCTCAACCCTGCGGGCTTTTCCCATAACGAGCAGTCGCTCCGCGTGGTGGACGTGCTGGAAAAGGAAGGGGCGGGGCTCAATCTCACCTATGAGGTGCGCGACGGCATCGTGAACCACAAAAAGAGCGGCACGCCCGCCACTTTGGAAGGAAAGGCCGTTTCTCTCGCCGACCGCATCGCTTACGTCAATCACGACATTGAGGACGCGATCCGCGCGGGGCTTTTAAAAGCGGATGAACTCCCGGAAAGGGAGATCGCCGTGCTCGGCAATTCTTCGCGCGAGCGCATCAATACGATGATCACTTCCATCTACGAAAACAGCGTAGGGAAAAACCGTGTCATAATGGGCGAATGCGAGGCGGAAGCGTTGGAAAATCTGCGCGCTTTCATGTTCGACAGAGTGTATATCACGCCGCTTTCCATGAAAGAGGAGGAGCGCGCGAAACGCATGCTCTCGGGCATGTACGAATATTTTTTAAAAAACAGGGACAAGCTCCCCGCTTTTTATCGGGAGTTGTCGGAAAAATATCCGTTGGAACAGGTGATCTGCGATTATCTTTCTTCCATGACGGATAAATTCGCGATCGCGGTGTTCAATTATCTGTACGTGCCGCGTTCGTGGGCTTTAAGAGCGGAGGATATCGAAGAGATTTAA
- the ymfI gene encoding elongation factor P 5-aminopentanone reductase — MSTALVTGGSRGIGRAVAVRFAQAGYDVAFCYSKDEKGARETADLIRAAGKEPLVYRADVSDEKSVREMMESVFSLEILVNNAGVALYKEIAETTLEEWKDLFSVNVEGAFLCTRYAAEKMKKRGGGSIVNVASVWGETGGSCEAAYSASKAALIGFTKAAAKELAPCGIRVNCVSAGIVHTDMNAHLNRDELEDFLSQIPVKRMGTCEEIAESVLFLAQSRYITGEILRVNGGLLV; from the coding sequence ATGAGCACGGCGCTCGTTACGGGCGGCTCGCGCGGCATCGGAAGGGCTGTCGCGGTACGGTTCGCCCAAGCGGGTTACGACGTGGCGTTCTGTTATTCGAAGGACGAAAAAGGCGCGCGGGAAACGGCAGATCTGATCCGCGCGGCGGGAAAAGAACCGCTCGTCTACCGCGCCGACGTTTCCGACGAAAAGAGCGTGCGCGAGATGATGGAGAGCGTCTTTTCTCTGGAAATTTTAGTCAATAACGCGGGAGTCGCGCTCTATAAGGAAATTGCCGAAACGACGCTCGAAGAATGGAAAGATCTTTTTTCCGTCAACGTCGAAGGTGCGTTTCTCTGTACCCGCTATGCCGCCGAAAAGATGAAAAAAAGGGGCGGGGGCAGCATCGTGAACGTCGCCTCCGTATGGGGCGAAACGGGCGGCAGTTGCGAGGCGGCGTATTCCGCGTCCAAAGCGGCTCTGATCGGTTTTACCAAAGCCGCGGCAAAGGAACTCGCGCCCTGCGGTATCCGCGTCAACTGCGTGTCCGCGGGGATCGTGCATACGGACATGAACGCGCATCTCAATCGGGACGAGTTGGAAGATTTTCTATCGCAAATACCCGTCAAACGGATGGGAACGTGCGAAGAAATTGCCGAAAGCGTCCTATTTCTGGCTCAAAGCCGCTATATCACGGGCGAGATCCTGCGCGTGAACGGCGGATTGCTCGTATAA
- a CDS encoding shikimate kinase: MNVILCGMMGAGKTCVGIKLSELTGMRWYDTDEMVVGKYGKIADIFEYYGEPHFRTLETEMVRQVAAENDCVVSTGGGCLLRPENAYAFKESGKIVFLRTSADTVFRRVGHTGADRPLLKGAAFEKINDLLRARTPVYEGCADFIVDTDDKTVEEIALCIMKEFSLPQRGQK, translated from the coding sequence ATGAATGTGATCCTGTGCGGCATGATGGGGGCGGGCAAAACGTGCGTCGGCATTAAACTTTCCGAACTGACGGGCATGCGCTGGTACGACACGGACGAAATGGTCGTGGGAAAATACGGCAAGATCGCGGATATTTTCGAATATTACGGAGAGCCGCATTTCCGCACGCTAGAAACGGAAATGGTCAGACAAGTCGCCGCCGAAAACGACTGCGTCGTTTCCACGGGGGGCGGGTGCCTTCTGCGTCCCGAAAACGCCTATGCGTTCAAAGAGAGCGGCAAAATAGTCTTTCTCAGGACGAGCGCGGACACGGTGTTCCGCCGCGTCGGGCATACGGGCGCAGACAGACCGCTCTTAAAGGGCGCGGCGTTTGAAAAGATCAACGATCTTTTGCGCGCGCGAACGCCCGTCTATGAAGGCTGCGCCGATTTCATCGTCGATACCGACGACAAGACGGTCGAAGAGATCGCCCTTTGCATCATGAAAGAATTTTCCCTCCCGCAAAGGGGGCAGAAATGA
- the aroQ gene encoding type II 3-dehydroquinate dehydratase translates to MKLLFLNGVNLNLTGRREKGVYGAETLDDINAQIRSYVNARGAECEFYQSNIEGEICAKLHATDADGVILNAGAFTHYSYAIRDAIAGISVPVVEVHMSNVHAREEFRHTSVLSEVCRGCILGFGKNSYILAAESFLL, encoded by the coding sequence ATGAAATTATTATTTCTCAACGGAGTCAATCTCAATCTGACGGGGCGCCGCGAAAAGGGCGTGTACGGCGCGGAAACGCTGGACGATATCAACGCGCAGATTCGATCGTACGTAAACGCGCGCGGCGCGGAATGTGAGTTTTATCAGAGCAACATAGAGGGCGAGATCTGCGCAAAACTGCACGCGACGGATGCGGACGGCGTGATTCTGAACGCGGGCGCGTTCACCCATTACAGTTATGCCATCCGCGACGCGATCGCGGGCATATCCGTGCCCGTCGTCGAGGTGCATATGTCCAACGTGCACGCGCGGGAAGAGTTCCGCCATACTTCCGTGCTCAGCGAGGTATGCCGCGGCTGTATTCTCGGATTCGGAAAAAACAGTTATATTTTAGCGGCGGAGAGTTTTTTGTTATGA